The following DNA comes from Triplophysa dalaica isolate WHDGS20190420 chromosome 10, ASM1584641v1, whole genome shotgun sequence.
CTGACCCGTTGCTATGTATGACAATTGGTTGGTTGACCAAGAAGGAAAATAAGACTGCTTTAAAGTATGGGTCATCGCACATGTCTTTTTTCCtgttatttatgcatttggcagatgcttttatcaaacacacaaccttacgctatgctcttaccactgagccacaggaaagatTTTTCCCACATTCGcactatatgtatatatatatatatatatatatatatatatatatatatatatacctttatgtatatatattgtcACTAGGAGCAATTCTTTGCGCTAACATTTTTCATGAATACGGGCTATGATGTCACATCGTTTACGCCTGCCCATGCATTTGCGGCCCATATGGTACACTGATATCTTGTGGTTAAGATTGGTTACACAGTCTTAATATTGAAGAGACAAgaagtttcttttgattgttatcagaaataatctacagttCAGTTGGGGGTCACACAAGTGTGCACGCGCAGTAacctttgtttatgtttgtttatgttgttaagatgaaaaaGCACTTGAATACATCTGTTTACTGATACTTGCATTTGGAACAGAAGATGCTGTTTTTTCTAATGGATGAttacatacacatgcatgtacAGGTGAAGCACACAAGAGATGAATGATCTCACCGGTCCATGTCTGTGTCTTTTACAGAATGTTGGATCTGCATAAGTGATCTCCTCTTCATCAGTCTGAACAGTTTCTATAATCAtgtcaaacatgttttaatataacaCTTTCTTTTCATGTAAAATACATCATAGTAACACATATAGTTTCACATAACAGAAGTAACATTCTTTATGTTTTGTGATAGTTGTTCATGAGTTTGAGATATTAATGAGATCTTATGTTGCCGTCTGATTATCTTTTatgtctttcttttcatttaccgtgttgttgtgtttgtctgtgttttctgCAGATGCAGTAGATCAGAAGTGCAGTTACAATCATCACAGATCCAGCAGCACAAGAGACTGATACTATCAAATGTGAAGCTgctacacaaaatacacattcataaaaataactGTAAACTTGAAATAGTCTTGTTAATACAGAATACATTACTATTGaatctttattatttcatttctgtcataaACCTGctgtcctgcattcttcaaaatgtcttctttttatTTGTCCTACTAAGGATGTGAATGGTGGAAAAAATCTGTCCggttaacattttacatttagtcatttggcagatgcttttatctaaagagacttacagtgcacttattacagggacaatccccctggagcaacatggagtaaagtgtcttgctcaaggacacactggtggtggatgctgggatcgaaccagcaacctttgatttaccagttctgtggtttaacccactagaccaccatctccatggttaaacacattcttccaaatatctttcttccaaatatcttgttcatcagaacaaataaattcgtacagatttggaacaactggaaggtgagtaaacgatgacataattttcacttttgggggTACTGTccctttgacaaaaaaagacatgCACCTGCTCCCACCACACGAGGGCGCCCTCGTCTAATTACACTCTATACATTATTTAACATATGAATAAAACTGCATTCTTTTCAACACACTATCGTCTCCCTGCAGATCATTTGCTCTACTTCTGGACTATATCAATGTTTAATAATACCAATAGTTGTGTAAAATACTACCAATAAAAACCTTATAAAGTCCCAGCGAATATAAAAACGACAGTGCCCatgttttcatgaaatattgcaggaTTTATAGTAagtagtttatcaatgtgggtcattttattTTCCCCTGATTACACAACCAATCAATTCGCaatgaaaaacgcaagccacgcccactttCTTTTCTAATTCGAAAATCCTTTTCACCCAGGAATGGTTGTTGCTAGAAGAGAAACAGCTTCGGCCTGAAGTGGTGCAAAATCTGGccatataataacaataaattacattagcgcATGTCATTTACGGCGTGTTCACTTGGTCAAGTGTCTACACGTCCATAAATCATATCCTCATGAGATTGAGTAAATTCCCTAATTTTAATCCGTGTGACCTTCAAATATATTTGGGAGCATTTGTGTGAGTGTGCATTGTGTTGTGACGTGACCTGTTTTCtcattactgtacagaacacGCTAATAACAGAacgatgtacagtatgtgtgtactGTGAGAAGAGCTACAGTGATAGGCCCGACCATTCCACAACGTCATTTTCCATCCCACAGCCAAACTTTAACATTAAGCACAAGCAACTCATCACACCCCTACTGAGATCATTTTCACATCACTTAAAAGGGCACTTTTTGGctcatttttaaattgctttggataaaattcagtgctaaatgagtaaatgtattGTGCTGGATTAAAAGtatatttgcacaaaaatatatttctgatCTTATCAACTTTAGTAGCTCACAGAGGTCTTTGAGATCCCAAAACCACTTGTTGCTTGAAACTCCTCGGTCACGCTTAAAAAGCAAAGGTTTCTTAAGTACTGGAATAGTCCGTTAGAAGATCTACCTCAGTGAACATGTTTAAAACACGCCTTAAAACCTATTTGTTTGATGAGACTTTTTGCTAGTATGTGAATTTCTTTTATCATGTGacgttgtttttatattttctatcaACCTATActtcatttacagtaaatctgAAAGttcaattcaataaaaaaaacatacctgAAGAcgtgtgacagagttgagtgatgtgtagatgttgtgtgaggtttgtgatgggattgttgaccacacatctgtatgtgtttgtatcctgatattccacctccagaggtagagagagtctgatgttgagatcagacacactgatgctggacaataaactctttcctttgtaccaggagacactcacatcatgtgacacattcatcactgaacacaacacacaacaacatgatgatgaagatgatgaagaacattgagaagagactctggagatgacaggaacagacagACCAGCTGAAATAAAATTGATGAAATGAACAAACCAAAATTTAGATTTATAATGATAAGGATATTTGAAAGAGTGATTATAATATTTCTCATctcaccatagacagtaacattgaagtgtttgttttgaacagTATTTCCAATGATGTTTCCTTTATAGAGTCCAGTGTGttgagttgtgatgtttgtgatgatgagagatccagtctgatcatctatCTGTACATGATTCTTCAATCTCTCACTGATAAATGATGTTGAATTAGCTTCTTTGTTGATTTCAGCTATAATCTCATCTGGACTCTGAACACCAAACATCCACTGGATCACATCATGTGTCTGTATGTCAGtaagatcagtgtgtagagtaacagaatgtccctccatcactgacactgacttcacttcatcaccaaacacacctgaacaacacaaacacaatcaacaCTTTAGTTTTACAGGTTTTATGAGAATTATTGGTGCAAAAATGTACTGCAGTATACTATAGAATGAACTATAGCAAATTGTAGTAAAATTGactgtgtactgtatttttgAATAGTACTATGCTAAATATTAaagtacaaaataatttatcaaCTAGCCTGACtattaaatactgtagtatacaaGATTTTTATGATTCTGTTCTGATAACGTTCTGATTACTATTGGCAATCATTCTTAATGTGGATTCTATGTGTATCTGGCAAACGTGTTTTTTATTCTCATTctgtaaaaacagtaaattttCATAATGTACACAAACTAAAAGTTAAAGAATGTCAAATATCACTTACCGTTGAAATGCCACAAACACAACTGCACAAGAGCAAGTACACAAACCATATTCTGCAGAGATGTGTGAAGACAAATTTGTGATGTGACACAAACTGTGTGATTTCCTTctgacacacatacagacactcACGTGAACGCGCACGCGCTTCTGATCTCTGCGTCAGACAGACGGAACAACTTTAACTCACAAACTttctttattatagttttatgaGTTCTAGCTCTTATAGAGTGAGAGAATAATagagatttaaaatgaatgtgttaaaCACATCATCTAGTTTGTCAAGAGATTTTGATGTCTGACTGAAACTCGGGGATGTGACCACATCTGAGATCAGCTGAATCTCTTCATCTGTGACTCTGTGACGTCACTGTGAGCTTTTATCATAAATGATGGTTTGATATATTTCAAgaataaagtttaaatgaagTGAAGTGACAGATGTGCTCCTCTCCTTTAATGGCCAATCACATTCTAGAATCTGATGAGAAGTTGAAGTGCAGAATGACGTCATCAAATTGTTCATCTGTATATTAAACATGTAGGTGTTCAATGTTCACATCTAATACTCTCGTTTGTTATCTTGAGGTAAACATATACATgattaatttaagatttttgcaaataaactgcTGACATTTAAATATCTGATGTAGTGTAGGCCGTCATGAGTGAGAGTTTAGTTTGACCTTTGACacttcagtgtgtgtttgaaacTTATGTTGATGAGTTGTgagtatatttatgtatataagtGCATTTATAAAGATGATGAGTGGAAACTTTCACCAGAAAACTAAACACACAATCTaaccacaaacacattacaataCAGACGAGCTCTTAGGAACAAAGTGTTTGTCCACTAAACAGATGAGACCACAACAGTTTCACTTTGACTCACTCATCTGTGACCTCTGTCACATTTATTCTACATGATAAAAACCACACGCATGTGTATTCTGTTCAAATGTGACTTGAATCAGGTATAAGATGAGGTTTATTAGATTTTGGCTGACGGTTGCTTATTAATGTTTCTTGATcattgtgtgttatttattctTGTTTATTACCAgtcatttacattcagtcatttagcaaaagcttttattcaaagtgactttgagatgaggtaaacaatggatgCAGTTGGAACAATAtaaagacaacaaaaagcataagtgcaataaaagtgggtctcatatagcccaccacagtatacagagatGCGGGGGCTCAAGATGACTCATGGATGAATCACGTGGCAACAGacataagaataaaaatgacaataaaccaGAAGATCAGCACAGCAGACGTTGTAAAAACAGGACAGAAAAtacagatgatgagagatccagtctgatcatctatCTCTACATGATTCTTCAATCTCTCACTgataaatggttttgttttgtctataACTGATCACTGAACAGTATCAGTaacatcagtgtgtagagtaacagaatgtccctccatcactgacactgacttcacttcaccaccaaacacacctgaacaacacaaacacaaacattatttttattatgtgataaaaaacagaaaagtgtttATGAATTATCACATATCACTGCAAATAAACTTTTACATGAGCGTTAGACAACGTCAAATCGACAAGAAGCTGAAATACACttcatattattaaaacaatccATGTTCatctaaaaaataatatattgttagAGAATATCAGTCTGTGCAAAACCTGTGAGTTTAAGTTGCGTGTGTTGATTGAGCAACAACTGAATGTGTGAAAACCACAAGACTTCACCACTGCAGAA
Coding sequences within:
- the LOC130429513 gene encoding natural killer cell receptor 2B4-like isoform X3: MVCVLALVQLCLWHFNGVFGDEVKSVSVMEGHSVTLHTDLTDIQTHDVIQWMFGVQSPDEIIAEINKEANSTSFISERLKNHVQIDDQTGSLIITNITTQHTGLYKGNIIGNTVQNKHFNVTVYAGLSVPVISRVSSQCSSSSSSSCCCVLCSVMNVSHDVSVSWYKGKSLLSSISVSDLNIRLSLPLEVEYQDTNTYRCVVNNPITNLTQHLHITQLCHTSSASHLIVSVSCAAGSVMIVTALLIYCICRKHRQTQQHETVQTDEEEITYADPTFCKRHRHGPVRSFISCVLHLYMHVYVIIH
- the LOC130429513 gene encoding natural killer cell receptor 2B4-like isoform X2, coding for MVCVLALVQLCLWHFNGVFGDEVKSVSVMEGHSVTLHTDLTDIQTHDVIQWMFGVQSPDEIIAEINKEANSTSFISERLKNHVQIDDQTGSLIITNITTQHTGLYKGNIIGNTVQNKHFNVTVYAGLSVPVISRVSSQCSSSSSSSCCCVLCSVMNVSHDVSVSWYKGKSLLSSISVSDLNIRLSLPLEVEYQDTNTYRCVVNNPITNLTQHLHITQLCHTSSAASHLIVSVSCAAGSVMIVTALLIYCICRKHRQTQQHETVQTDEEEITYADPTFCKRHRHGPVRSFISCVLHLYMHVYVIIH
- the LOC130429513 gene encoding natural killer cell receptor 2B4-like isoform X4, yielding MVCVLALVQLCLWHFNGVFGDEVKSVSVMEGHSVTLHTDLTDIQTHDVIQWMFGVQSPDEIIAEINKEANSTSFISERLKNHVQIDDQTGSLIITNITTQHTGLYKGNIIGNTVQNKHFNVTVYAGLSVPVISRVSSQCSSSSSSSCCCVLCSVMNVSHDVSVSWYKGKSLLSSISVSDLNIRLSLPLEVEYQDTNTYRCVVNNPITNLTQHLHITQLCHTSSAASHLIVSVSCAAGSVMIVTALLIYCICRKHRQTQQHETVQTDEEEITYADPTFCKRHRHGPRAAVEDDVVYTGVMRR
- the LOC130429513 gene encoding natural killer cell receptor 2B4-like isoform X1, which gives rise to MVCVLALVQLCLWHFNGVFGDEVKSVSVMEGHSVTLHTDLTDIQTHDVIQWMFGVQSPDEIIAEINKEANSTSFISERLKNHVQIDDQTGSLIITNITTQHTGLYKGNIIGNTVQNKHFNVTVYAGLSVPVISRVSSQCSSSSSSSCCCVLCSVMNVSHDVSVSWYKGKSLLSSISVSDLNIRLSLPLEVEYQDTNTYRCVVNNPITNLTQHLHITQLCHTSSESPDQRLIVITAVSCTAVLCVIFIISIIIYMKKRMVPVNSSKSENHLTVEMRKINSSSSCEDKEALKCLNETQHWSTLFTNTQIKHKHFIK